From the genome of Vigna unguiculata cultivar IT97K-499-35 unplaced genomic scaffold, ASM411807v1 contig_48, whole genome shotgun sequence, one region includes:
- the LOC114172055 gene encoding receptor-like protein 35 isoform X2, producing the protein MISIRVSVMSPIGLKVIIFMVCLVAFQIVGGEKEIRCLEREREALLRFKASIVDHHGMLSSWTTPDCCQWKGICCSNLTANIVSLDLHGEYDYETESWSYYISGKIHQSLIELQQLKYLNLSYNSFSHIPEFLGSLRNLRYLDLSCCYFDGKIPSQFGSLSHLKYLNLASNNLEGSIPTQLGNLSKLEYLDLRGNSFQGNLPTELQSLSKLEYLDLAFNSFEGNIPSQLGNLSKLEHLDLSFNIFEGYIPSQLGSLSNLQQLYLGGEDYNGDLEFNDRV; encoded by the coding sequence ATGATAAGCATTAGAGTGTCAGTGATGAGTCCGATTGGTTTGAAAGTGATAATATTTATGGTGTGTTTGGTGGCATTCCAGATTGTTGGTGGTGAGAAGGAGATAAGATGCTTAGAAAGGGAGAGGGAAGCACTCCTCCGATTCAAAGCTTCCATTGTTGATCACCATGGCATGCTGTCTTCTTGGACCACTCCTGATTGCTGCCAATGGAAAGGGATTTGCTGCAGCAACCTCACTGCTAATATCGTAAGCCTCGACCTTCATGGTGAGTATGATTATGAAACTGAATCATGGTCTTATTATATCAGCGGAAAGATCCACCAATCATTGATTGAGTTGCAACAATTAAAGTATCTCAACCTCAGTTACAATTCTTTTTCACATATCCCAGAGTTTCTTGGTTCTCTCAGGAACTTGAGATACCTTGATCTCTCATGCTGTTATTTTGACGGAAAAATTCCAAGTCAGTTTGGGTCTCTTTCTCATTTGAAATACCTTAATCTCGCTTCGAATAATCTTGAGGGTTCTATCCCTACTCAACTCGGAAATCTCTCCAAGTTGGAGTATCTTGATCTCAGAGGCAATTCTTTTCAAGGAAATTTACCAACCGAACTTCAAAGTCTCTCTAAGCTGGAGTATCTTGATCTCGCTTTCAATTCATTTGAAGGAAATATACCATCCCAACTCGGAAACCTTTCTAAGTTGGAACATCTTGACCTCAGCTTCAATatttttgaaggatatatacCATCTCAACTGGGAAGTCTTTCTAACTTACAACAACTTTATCTTGGTGGGGAAGATTATAATGGAGATCTCGAATTCAACGATAGGG